The genomic stretch GTTGTGGCCGGTCTTTGTTTTCCTATCCACCTCTTCTTTTCCAATGTGAATTGCTACTTTCGTATTTCGCTTTGTCAACTCACCCCTAACTCCATTCGGATCCTATGCAGGTTCATTCTCATCTGTGACTTGTGCGATATTCATTGGACTTCTTGCCTATTTTACTACTTCTTCACTTCCCAGTGTCATAGTGAAGGTATTTTCCGCTTCCAGGCTCGTACCTAGACCAACCTTTTTGCACCCTTACCCCCTTTGAGAATGAAGTGGAAAGATAAATACTTCTTCCTTTGCTTTCCCTCTGCTGTGGAGTGGCCTACTGAGCAGCACTTCTATGTCCCTTCGGTGCCCCCTCTAGGAGATTATCGATCATACCCTATTTTTGTGGAGGTGTCGTCACAGCTAGAGGATTGGTGCTTCGATCTGAGCATCTTGTTAACGGAGGATGTGCTGTATTTATTTAGGCTGAGTTTCGTTCCTTCAGAGTTATCGCATTCCTTTGGTAAGCATTATTTTCACCTTGACTTTCTCTTGCCTTTCGTGCTAACCCTCATTTTACTGCAGCAGACACTCTCGCCCGATCGTGTTTGACCAGGCCCCTCCCCCTAAGCGCTTTGAAAATAAATCGTCGAAGGCGCATAATCTTGGATAGGCGGGGCCTTCCATATTCCACTTTAGCCGCTTTCAGGGTGGCTGCCACTACTGTTTCTTATCCTGCCGCCCCTCAAGCGACACCTCCTGCACACTCTATTCCAGAGCATGCGAGGCAGACTCTTCCTGCTCCTCTCGCTCGTCGCCCCCGGACTCTGGAAGAGGGGTCCGACTCAGACGAACAGTCACTCTCGTGTCGACCAAGGTGCAGACCTGTTGTGTCCTATCCGGTAGCCACGGCACATACTACGACCTCCCTGCCCCATAGAGTGCCACCTTCTGTCCCTAATCCGCAACACCCGGGCGACCCTATTATTCCTCCGGAATCCCAACCCGGAGCCGATCGAGGGAAGGCCCCGGTCAAGGGCGGTCCTGAAAAAAACTATGCCGGGGCAAAACTATAGATTTGGCCATTTGGACCCTCCCTCTTACATGAACTTAAAAACTCGAGGGAGGGCAGCATGGTGACGGACGATGTCGTCGTGCCGTCGCGCCGTCCCGCAGTCGTGCCGTCGCACCATCCCGTCGTTGTGCCATCGCTGGGAACTTCGGAGTTCGGCAGCGATGATGATGAGGGGGGGAGGGGCGCGACTAGAGGGAGGTCGCAACAAGAGGGAGGGTGACTGGGCGAAAGAGTGGTGGCAAAAAGACGATATCActcacccccagcgcccccgccgcacccTGTCCAGGccttcacgagggaggtaaatcacggtatcTGGAGAAGTTAGTGCATAGTGGGAAGAGGTACACAGGGATCAGGGAATTACGTCCTGACTACCCCGCGGTTCGAACCCACGCTCTCAAGTGGCAAGCTTCTACGCACTAGGGAGAGAGGGAGGACGAGAGAGCTAGAGAAGGAGGGCAAGTTCGCTTCAACGAGGAGGGAGAGGGCTAGGGCGAGAAGGTTTCAATTCGACGAGGAATTAaaactatatatttttaataatatattaaaataaattatggaGCCCCATCCAAAGTGGGGCCCTGGGCAGGTGCCCTGCCTGCCCCCCACCAGGGCCGCCCCTGGCCCCGGTCGTTAAGGAAGAGATTGATCCGGAGGGGTGCTCATCACCAATCTCCCCGGTCGGGCCTTCTTCCCCTCGACCGTCTACTTCTACTCAACCTGGCTTGAGTGGGACTGCTCCTGGATCATCCCGGCCCCGACATTTCCATTTTCGTGCTACTAAGCTTTCAGAGTGGGGATTGTGTAGCATAATCGCTACCCAGGCTAGCTGTATCTTGCTACAGGGACAACTAGCGACTCATTGGGAGGAGACTATGTAGCGAATGGATACCCTCCCACTGCCAGCTCAGGTGGACCGATTTTCTGAAGGTGTCATCGCGATAAGCCTCTGCTTTCTCTTATTGCTCTTTTCTTCTTATCCTGACTTCCTTGCTCTAATACCTCCGGGTGCTTGGTCTATGGTATTTGCAGGGCAGTGAGTACCAAGCTCCAGATTCCTCTTTTCGCCAGCTTTTTTGATATCATCATCGGTACCCTCATTTGACTCCGCTTCCGAATGAGATTATAGACCATTGCAAATCATGGTGTCcccttaaattaaattttttcacaTAAACATAAATAGTGATATAGTTAATTGTATGTTGTTAGTGTCAAGAGCatgcaacaaaaatatattaaaaaaacacAAACAAAACAATATTAACCAAATCAGTTAACATGGTTTAGAGATCTGACTACTAATCCACAATTTATGATATAGTTGGTGGATCATGCCTAAATGATTCCACTAGAGCCAATCCctcaattaattataaaatagaaTCAAAACCTAAGATTTTTACAATCAATCCACTCCTCTAGACAATGTTGAAATGAGAAAAATAGAGTAAAAGAAAATATCAAGGTGCAAATGAATAGTTCATTCTTGAAAGCCTTCAACCTTACCCAAGCTCTTGAAATCCTTGAGCATAGTTAGCACAAAACTAGATGAAATATATAGAATATCTTAGTGCAACCCTACTTGGCTCAAACTTGTTAATGCTTATATAACTCAATAGTTCATTCTTGCAAAAGTCTTTACAATCCCAAATGATGATGCAGAATTGTTCATTCTTGCAAATGAATTAAGTCCACACAGATTGATGCAAGTAAGAAGTAAATTATTTGCGTTAAGTACACAACCCAATAGTCTTaaatttaaatagtttatttGAGGCGATATATTCAATTAAAGACATATTGTGTTTTAttatgtaaaattttaaaatatattgaattgtatatatatatatatataataattttaatggaAAGATTCATAAAAATATATCACAACTATACAGTGTTAATAAATGATACTAAAGTGTGGAAAACAAAGTTACTTTAGTGTGCTCATTAGCACATGGAAATCAAAACTATGTACTAATCCAATATAACATCTAAAAATAAAGACTGATTCAATCAAATCAAGCAACTACATAAACAAAATCCAATGAAAGTTTTCACAAAATAGTGATGATAAGCATACTAAAGTCGAAAACCTTCAGTAGTACTTTTAAACTTCACATTGCCATTAACTACTACTGCATGGACATCCAAGCAACTTAAGAAACTTCAAAACTAGTCTACAGAAGGACGCTGGAAAGCAAAAAAACTAACACAAGGATTCCAAATAGCAGGTAGCAGCCGACTGGGGCAGAAAGCAAAAAAACTAACATAAGGATTCCAAATAGCAGGTAGCTGCCGACTGTGGCAGTTTCTCCAGCTTCAATCTTTCCCGCATTCTGCAGTGAGTAAGAGGAAGTATATCAAAAATGAGTATATAAGAGAGTTTGAAACTCATGAGAAGACTTTACTAGCTCAAAACAGGAATGTATTAGTAGATAGTAAATTGAACCTTTGTAGACGAAATAGATGATAGAAACTCTTTGTCTTCAGGAAACAACTGGAGATTTTTGGTCTTCAACAAGTAGTCCACTGCATCTTCCTCAAAGTCCAACAAGCAACCAAGCCTAATGAGCTCAGCAAGTGAAGCAATCTGGTCAGGCATTTCAGACAATAAGCCCTTTGCTATCACATCAGCAAAATTTGTTGCATATTCAATGTTGTGTCTTTTTCGTTTTGTTCCACCTTCATCTCTTTGTAAGAATAACTTCGCCTTATCTTTTTCCCAACGGAACATTTTAATAGCTTTTGAATCTAAAATAGTTTGAGAGGATAGTGTCAGCTTATAGCTAACTGTAACAGGCTCATTAATTTCCAAGACTTCTAAATCAAGCAAATATTTGACAAAACGATGCCTTTCAGTAGCAATTATATCAAGAGAAGTATCGGAAAGAAAAGCAAGCACAATCCTCAGCAATCCATTGCTCAATATCAGAGATTTCTGATCGACTTCCCTAACATTAGCACCAGTGGTTGTGAAAGACTCGTCCTTTTCTACAGACTTGGAAATTGATTGGGCGCCAATGCTGCTATAGATCTTGTTCATATTTGCTCTAGAAAGTGCAGGAGTGGTTACTTGAGGATACCATACAAAGATTGTTCCAGAAACCTTGTCAAACATTTCCTTCAGAAAGAAATCATCCGGAATGAATACGTCTTGTTTTCTGGAAAGAATGACTTCATCATTACTTTGCACTGGTAATTTTGATATGCTTCCGAGAAGAAGTTTCTCTGTGTTTCTATTCCAATGCTTCGCAATGAAGACCCAGAAAGCAGAGCATTGCTGAACAGAAAGGTGATGAGCTGAAACTTCCCACGAGGACCAGAGCTTGCAGTAGTCATCGAGGCATGGACCAAGATGAACCCCAAAGACCCTtgaaaagaattcaagaagctctgTGTCATAGTATTTATCCAAAATGAAGAGTTGAGAACCAAACAGGTCATGTTTATCATGTAGTATGCAACTGATGGAGCTCACCCATTCTCTACCACCCCGTGGGATCCAAATCCACTCTGCAGCTTCATCATCAGGCTCCCATTTATGTTCATTCAGGAACAGGTACACTCTCGAGATTGTACTAATATCAGAGTGACACTTAATATGATGTGCCAGTAACAAGCATGCTTGAGTGGCATTCACAGATACACCAATTTCTTTTAGCTCCCATTTATAAGATGCAAGCTCAGATCCATAGAAGATGTCATCAATAAATGGACCGTCATTTCTTTGCAAACTCCACTTGGGATCAAAGAGAAGGCTCTCTTCTGGAGATTTGTATCCAAGAACAGTTTTTATCCATCTACTTTTCATCTTTTGCTTGAACTCCAAAGGAAGAGATTCTGAATTTTTCTTTAGATTGTGAATGCACTGTAGCAAGGATATAATGCTAACTGGATTAATGATAGAAGGATCTCTGGGAAGGTTGATACTATCTACGACAAATTTAGCTCCCTCTTTGAAGTCAACTACAACACCAAAGACCTTGAGCTCATTTTTGAAATCATTGATCTGGTTGGAGTAACCATAGAATGCAGAATTACCATCGATAAATGGAAGATTTGTTATAGTTGAGATAGGCTCCCACTCTGGACCAAATAGGATTGAAGCTTTTGGAGATCTGAATCCATGATTAGTATATAACCATTCCTTCGTAAGGGAGAAAAGGGAAAGATCATGTGTGAATGTAATTTGCTTTTTAACAAACTGCCTATAACATGTTAACAATGCGAGAACATTTTGGTTTGTGATCAATGATATCTTTAAAAGGAGATTCAATCGAGAAGCAATAGCTTTTGAGAAGTCATCTATGGTTACTGCTACTCCAACTTTCCTTAGCTCTGCCTGATATGACCATAATCTACTGCCATACATTGCCTCATCTATTACCGGAATGCCGCTGACAACCTGAAGAAGGCATTCCCATCCTAAGACAGCCAGAAAAGATTCACCTGGAATTTGATAGCCAAGCTGGGTCTTCAACCATTTAGTCTGTGATAACTTTCTGAGGAGATCAACAGGAATGTTAGCATTTCGTATGCATTCAAGTATGAAAATGGCAGCATCAGCAGAAACAGAGCTTGAAGGCATTTTAAAGTTATCAACCACAATCTGATAATTTTTGTTGAATCCAACTAAAATCCCAAATAACTGCAGCTCAGTCTTGTAATCAGCAATCTGCTCACCATAGAAAGAAGTGTCTATGAAGGGAAGATCACTGACATGTGATGCAAGTGTCCATTCTGAATCAAGCAATATGGACTCTGATGGGAATCTGAATCCAACTGATGTTTTTAGCCATCTTGCAGTTTTGGTGCTCTGTATTAGATACTGAGGGGACAAACTTACCTCTCCCAAATATCTGACCAACTTGAGCAACGAATAGAAATTTGCACTGTTTAAGGTGGAGTCAGCTGTTGCAGTGATGAGATGGCTACCAATATATTCTGATGCATCCATAAAATAAAATCTGACGCCAATTTCTTTAAGTTCTTCTGTGTACTCCGTTATCTTTTCACCATAAAACTCTTTCTGGATTAAAGGTATGTCGACAAGTGTTGATGCTACCTGAAGTAGTCTTCCCCAATCGGAGCTCAGCAAGAATGACTCAGAAGGTGGCTTGTAACCAATTGATGTCTTCAACCAGCTTCCAGTTTTTATGCTGCTAAAAAATTTCTGCAGCTTATGATCAGTCCCACGAGATCTTATATTTCTAATCCATTCAAGTAACAGGAATGCATTTTCTTTTGTCAAAGGAGAGTAAACAGTTATGAAAGCTGCATTTGGAGGATAAACTTTTGGAACATCAGAGGCCTTTCCATGTTCTTGCAGGAACTGAAGAATCTGTCCTTCACATGTACCATTTCCTGCGAAATTGGCAGCGGCCAAATACTCCCTGCTCAGTACAACATAGTTGTGAGCCCTCCAAGGATTTGAACCAATTAATGTTAACCATTTGCCCATGCAGTCTGGCACAAGAACTTCTGCCTTTTGAACAATCACTTTTTCGTACTCATCTACTATTGGCAATTGAGAGAGCAATGTGTTTATGCACCATTCACTAGCATAATTATACTTACGAGAATGATATAGAAAATGAGTGAAGGTTATGGCAAGCTTGCTACTAGTTAGTGACTTGATAACAATTGACCCATAGTCATAAAGAGTTAAACTCTGCAGTTTCACAGAATTCTTGAGCCAATCCATTACTCCTGATTTTGCCATTAAAGACAGTTGAGTGGTTTGCGGCATAAAAAATAGTTTCGAGACAGATATGAACTCCTGATTCCAGTTGATAAGCCATGTGATGATATCATCGCCGTTGGCAATACATAGCTTTTGATGACCATTTGTTGCTTGTGATACACTTAACAAAGATATGCCGCCAGTGGCATCCATAAACCTTAACAGAGGTAAGTCCATAAAAAAAGAGTTCCAATTCTGAGCAATGTAGTGCAGAAGCTCTACGTAAATATCATCAGGCACTACTTTTGGAAAATTTGAACCCCGTATGAATGATGCATACCATGCTAGATCAACATAGCCCACTCCCAGATATCGTAGTACATTATTATAGTCATTGTTATTCAAGTAGGCATTCACAATATGACTTCCATGTGAATGCAGGTTAAGTATATCAACCCCAGACTTCTGTGCTTTAATCAGAACACGCCAAAATGCAGGATCAAGCCACTTGATTTCACTAGGCTTACAAAACATCTTTTGGGAATTGGTTAATTCACAAGGTATTATATGCTCACCAATGATTTTTTCTTTAATGGATTGTCGCACAGGGTCTAGCAACTTGATATGAGATTTCTCTACTGGTATGAAATTGAACAAGAAGGGAATGGAAAATGAGTTTGCCTCATTTGCTCCTTTAATTAGTATAGTGAAAGCATTCTTAAATGCAGAAGGTACACAGCTAAGAATTCCTTCATTCCATGGGTTATTTAGCTGTATCGACTCCCTTGAAGAAACTAGAAGGAAATCTGCCTGGATTATAAATGGGAACCCAGTCTCCATGTCAGTAGGAAGAAAGGAATACAAACCAGACTTTTGCATCCCGCAATTCAACCGCCTTCCAAAGGGAAAAGCTAGAGTAATAACCCATTCATCAACTTCAGCCCTCTTCTTTGAAATGCATTCCCGTTTTACAGGGAACCTTTGCTTCCACATGTAGTAACAGCATTGCTCTTCATCTCCCTTGTCACCCATTTGAGCAGTAAGACGGAGAGTGTATGATTCTGCATTCATGTTTGTTCTCGTTTGGCAAGTGTCTTCACCAGAAATAGAGATCTTGCAGCCAGTATTACACGTTGAATCATCGTTATCTCTTCTCACAGATAGTTGcctaatttttgaaagaaaaagtaGGACCTCCGGATGTAAATTTGATAATTGTTGCTTCACAGCTGACTCTTTTTCAATCTTCAAAGGCAAGATTATAATAGTTGTAGGAAGCCTTTCCGAAGGACCATATAAATTTTGCAAGTCAGAAAGGCTCGGATTCTCGTCAACCCACTCAGGCACAATGTAACCTAGGTTGCAATCAGGTGATGGTTCCTCATTAAAGCATATTTGATACCCATTGCTGAAGATATAGGGCTTACTGGATATCAGAAAGACACTTTTGAATCCTATGCCTGCAAATTCATAAATAATTACTGTCATGGTCAAACTCTAACACTAATCATTTAACAAACTATggcataaaatgaaataaattaaatatgcttataaTTGTACCATGAAGCAAGAAGATACGATCTAACTTCACTGATTAGGACAAAGGTAATAATGATAAGCTCCCGAAAAATTTTCTAGTATTGAAGGATTTATGTTATTTTCCCTCAAATTTTAGATTCACTCAAGATTACTAATTTAATGGAATAATATGACTTATGTGGAACGGATATTGAGTAATCGAAGAATGAAACAAATTAGTTAATTTGGAGAACGACTATATTGCAAAATCTGTATATGTTTTTTATAACTAAACAAGATAAACTACATAAAAATATTTGTTGTTCAgtgaaaaaaaatcatttaagacaattgtttaaaatattaataatgccATAACATTTAAGATCAAACTTGAGCTCAAACTAGTGACATAGCAAGGTCGATATAAAGTGTCACACAGAAATAAATGTTTACACAAAAGTGCAAACCTTTCTCCCCTATGTAGCCAAGGTGCCGTTTCCCTTTCTTTGTTGATTTACCAATCCTACAAATGGAATCAATGTTCGATGGAGAGAAACCTATCTCATTGTTGAATAGGAGCAGTGTTGTTTTGGCTCCGGTCATCGTGATATCCTTTGAAGTAAGCAGAAACTCAAGGGATGGAGTGACGCCCTCTGCATACTTGTTGTCCTCTGCATTCTGTCGAAATGTAAATTGATAAATGAAATACGATTGAAAATGGTTAATGGAGATGGCAACCCATAGCACAAACTAAGACCTAGAATCCGGAAAGAGTTAGTAGAAACTGCACTGACCTGAACAAGCTCCATGAGGAAGTGGACATCCTTGGAATAAAGCTCTTCGGAGAGGTAGAGGACGGCCTGATGGATGTCCTCGGCCAGGGGATTCTTGTCATCTCGCCCAATGTAGTACCTCTCTCTCCGTATCCACTCGACGTGCTCGCGAGGGGTAGAgtaagcagcagcagcagcagccgcCGCCATTAGAGCAAGAGCAGGAGTAAGAGTGAGTGCAATTGCAGCAGCAGCACAACCACAGGAAGAcgaagacgaagaagaagaaaatgggaAGTAGTACGGAGCGTTGATTAACGTGGAAGAGGTGAGAGACAATAAAGAATCGCTTGTTTTCGACGCAGGAGGATACGAAGCGTCGGTATTGTTGATTAGGATGGAGATGATGCGTGGAAGAACGAACAGTTTGGCTTTTCCCGTTAACTTTTTGACTTTCGCTGAACTTGATGCTCTACATCCACTGTCTTTATTCCTTCCTTTCGATTAATTTGCATGCAGTGGACGATCCAGGGTTTCACCAATTTCATACTGGCGTTTTTATCATACGAGTGTAACTGTTTTTCATTAATTTACTTAAAGCTATATTAATAGTCTTGAGTATGTTGTTCATCCTCGAGgcaaattataattatattaaaatatctaCATCAACTATTCTAtctatcaaatttattttaaattttagatagaataattaaaaatcatcctattcattttttaaatttagatttgataaataataattctttaaatttagaaaatctatcctaaaaataaaataattatttttaatctctctccttccactcaattTCTCTCTTTCTACTCAttgcataaatataataataaaaatagaagaaagagaagaaaataataataaaaaaaattaaagatgatgaaaattttaagatatttaatataatttataataaaaaataattatctaaatttaataaaataaattatttatcttaaattttaaatataataataaagaaacTCATATGGATGCATGATCACAATCATGAAATGAAACCTATGATTAGAATGGAActcattaattttaaatatattggaataatgaaaaaaatatcttATGAGCTTATTGATCGAGGAGGATAATTAAGAAGATGACGCTGACGTTGAGAAATTTTATACCTATttaaaatttcatattatataatctattttttaaaaaaaaaatagatggcGAATTAAGTTAAAGTTAACCCAAAAAAATGGATTTTCGAAAACGTGTTTTGAATTATTGTAGGTGTATGTATTTAACTTTATCGTGAGATTGCACAAATATTCTCAAGAAACTTGTCCTATGTCAACTCAATGATATTCAGAATAAacttgaaaataaatttattattgacTCAGAACatctccaatataaattttatgagagatttataaaatttaaaaatcttaataaaaatatttgaatcaTTATAGACAAGAGGTTTATAGTCAAAGAACaatattaaaactcaaaaaaaaaatcttttaaaaatagagCTCATAATTAATGATAAAATAGTATTGCATTAAGATTTGTGATTTGTAATATAGAGAGTcatttgtaatatatatataactgataAAAAATTATAGAGAAGTTTTTCTTTGTagagaataataaattattatatttgatatgatATTGATATATCATATTAGGGACTacaaaaaatctcatttagaaTTGTagaactttattataaattcgaTGAGTGTCATGATCTTTATATAAATTAAGAGGTCAGATACCTTGATCTATAAAAAAGTGAATCAGGGGGTGAACCATTTGTAATTACGGTTGGATTGTGACCGCGATCCGATCGTAATTAATTGTGATCCTCCCTAGACCCTAGATCCCCCTCCCCCCGAAGTTATAGTTTAGATAGGGATGGGTGGTCGGAATCCGCCCCCGCTCAACGCCCGCTAGCTTAGGCACTTGTCTACCTTCGACAGCCTCCGAGCGGCCTTCAACCATCCGTCCTGATCTAAATTATAATCTAGGGAGACGATGACCTAGGGAAAGATCGGAACCAATTATGATCGGATCATGGCCACAATCCAACCACAAATTGCAAATGATTCATCATCTGATCcatttttttgtgaattagaagaTCTGGTCTCGTAAATTATGGCATCACGGATGATTAAACCTCTCAATAAACTTTTTTTCCCTAATATGACACATCAATGTCACAtcacaagtaaaaaaaaattttttgcaCAATGAAAATTTTTCATATAACTTTTTTATGGGTTCTACGTTATAAATTGCATATcttttgatccggcggtaaaaatgggggacccacttcctgaagggtctcagcttgaggaccgatgaagggctgactaagcggttaatggccgcgccgagcagttgAGTAAGTCCGAGCGGATCTAGAGACAACCCATCCAGGGGCTtgagtttccgacgccaaggcaggaggatcgaagggccgagcgggagtccgctcggctacggccaaagggccgagcggccaagataagggcgagggtacaaaggtggccgagcggcctatgctctcggctcgggatatgggatatcagcagaagcatgtctgatgattaggccgtacacaagatcgcacaatggaggatcttgccgtcacatcatggaaaggttgatacagtagcagtatggcctcatggacgtcttcctgctatatccatatctgggcatgacccttctgacagacccatgcctgggcatggtcaaaggcaggtggttgctttgattggcgcgcccaggcttcttcgagaggtttatataaggcctccatttcttcaccggaggtatgaaaaaaatcttcatcttgaggccacctttttgttattcctcgcctgacttgagcgtcggagggccgtcgccgggacacccctcctaGCTCggtttttgctgcaggttcgccggagcattcgaggattcagcagggagcgccacgtgcccagtgtctgttgactcctggttcggacaggatcatctttatttattatttttcatttaatatttctatataatttttaattaatattttaattaattataatttttaatttaattaaatttataagttttatttaatatttaattaagttataaatttaaatttaattatagtcaatttgtataatttttaacttatcaaatatatttatttaaaataaataaatacgtaTAGCTTTAATTATTACTAACcatttatgaaataaaatattatagttaaatgtttgattattttttaattattttgaatgggTGATTTATGTAATATATCTTATCATTATTTATTGACTCCACttttaatagaaaaaaaatagatttgatttttcaaagCGATTAACTAAAATCCCCAGATCTCACCTTCACTATCATTTAAACTTTTTTattgagatttttttattttacaaaccTTCGACAAACCATGCATTAAATATGCTCTAACACTACAATCATAAAAGCATGTCTTTAGCCTATAGTGCAACAGAAAGGTACCTCAATAAAATACTTACTTAAATTGTCAAAGTATAAAGCTCCATGACTAATATGACTACACTACAATCATAAAAGCATGTCTTTAGCCTATAGTGCAACAGAAAGGTACCTCAATAAAATACTTACTTAAATTGTCAAAGTATAAAGCTCCATGACTAatatgacttgtatacctcaagtcaaaggaaaacTTACATTCGTGCTGCAGTATGAACTTTACAGACATATCTATaaatatgtagagaatcatatgaagtcttacagcaagtcactctaatgaactagttacctaactagcatccatgtttaactctcgatatcccaatgtctccagccagtgagaaaacagcTGCTTGGCGAACCAAAGAGTTTAactcatgctagtcttacagaattgatgatatctAAATGTATTAATTCGACAACTAGGGAAattccaatacattcataattgcacatgtaaagataattataaattgtgatccaatctcaaattctctcatgttatgaattgtattgcggacattcagtaaatgagtttaagacaatcaaacatataaaatgcactcaaatagtgaatctatatttatcaaataaatagtaaaaaccATAAGACGATTGacttaggacatctctcaaattCTAACACTCTCACTTGGCCTAAAGTGAATCGTCACGGTGTCCTAAACTGTAAGCACAGACATGACTCTTAAACTTGCTTTGTGGTAGAGCCTTTTTCAAATGATCTTTCAGGTTCCTTTCAGTGGGaattttctcgagttgtatttatttcctactaatgatctccctgatcagatgatagCGGCAAAACACGTGTTTTGATTGCTGATGAGGTC from Zingiber officinale cultivar Zhangliang chromosome 5B, Zo_v1.1, whole genome shotgun sequence encodes the following:
- the LOC121986111 gene encoding uncharacterized protein LOC121986111; this encodes MAAAAAAAAYSTPREHVEWIRRERYYIGRDDKNPLAEDIHQAVLYLSEELYSKDVHFLMELVQNAEDNKYAEGVTPSLEFLLTSKDITMTGAKTTLLLFNNEIGFSPSNIDSICRIGKSTKKGKRHLGYIGEKGIGFKSVFLISSKPYIFSNGYQICFNEEPSPDCNLGYIVPEWVDENPSLSDLQNLYGPSERLPTTIIILPLKIEKESAVKQQLSNLHPEVLLFLSKIRQLSVRRDNDDSTCNTGCKISISGEDTCQTRTNMNAESYTLRLTAQMGDKGDEEQCCYYMWKQRFPVKRECISKKRAEVDEWVITLAFPFGRRLNCGMQKSGLYSFLPTDMETGFPFIIQADFLLVSSRESIQLNNPWNEGILSCVPSAFKNAFTILIKGANEANSFSIPFLFNFIPVEKSHIKLLDPVRQSIKEKIIGEHIIPCELTNSQKMFCKPSEIKWLDPAFWRVLIKAQKSGVDILNLHSHGSHIVNAYLNNNDYNNVLRYLGVGYVDLAWYASFIRGSNFPKVVPDDIYVELLHYIAQNWNSFFMDLPLLRFMDATGGISLLSVSQATNGHQKLCIANGDDIITWLINWNQEFISVSKLFFMPQTTQLSLMAKSGVMDWLKNSVKLQSLTLYDYGSIVIKSLTSSKLAITFTHFLYHSRKYNYASEWCINTLLSQLPIVDEYEKVIVQKAEVLVPDCMGKWLTLIGSNPWRAHNYVVLSREYLAAANFAGNGTCEGQILQFLQEHGKASDVPKVYPPNAAFITVYSPLTKENAFLLLEWIRNIRSRGTDHKLQKFFSSIKTGSWLKTSIGYKPPSESFLLSSDWGRLLQVASTLVDIPLIQKEFYGEKITEYTEELKEIGVRFYFMDASEYIGSHLITATADSTLNSANFYSLLKLVRYLGEVSLSPQYLIQSTKTARWLKTSVGFRFPSESILLDSEWTLASHVSDLPFIDTSFYGEQIADYKTELQLFGILVGFNKNYQIVVDNFKMPSSSVSADAAIFILECIRNANIPVDLLRKLSQTKWLKTQLGYQIPGESFLAVLGWECLLQVVSGIPVIDEAMYGSRLWSYQAELRKVGVAVTIDDFSKAIASRLNLLLKISLITNQNVLALLTCYRQFVKKQITFTHDLSLFSLTKEWLYTNHGFRSPKASILFGPEWEPISTITNLPFIDGNSAFYGYSNQINDFKNELKVFGVVVDFKEGAKFVVDSINLPRDPSIINPVSIISLLQCIHNLKKNSESLPLEFKQKMKSRWIKTVLGYKSPEESLLFDPKWSLQRNDGPFIDDIFYGSELASYKWELKEIGVSVNATQACLLLAHHIKCHSDISTISRVYLFLNEHKWEPDDEAAEWIWIPRGGREWVSSISCILHDKHDLFGSQLFILDKYYDTELLEFFSRVFGVHLGPCLDDYCKLWSSWEVSAHHLSVQQCSAFWVFIAKHWNRNTEKLLLGSISKLPVQSNDEVILSRKQDVFIPDDFFLKEMFDKVSGTIFVWYPQVTTPALSRANMNKIYSSIGAQSISKSVEKDESFTTTGANVREVDQKSLILSNGLLRIVLAFLSDTSLDIIATERHRFVKYLLDLEVLEINEPVTVSYKLTLSSQTILDSKAIKMFRWEKDKAKLFLQRDEGGTKRKRHNIEYATNFADVIAKGLLSEMPDQIASLAELIRLGCLLDFEEDAVDYLLKTKNLQLFPEDKEFLSSISSTKNAGKIEAGETATVGSYLLFGILMLVFLLSAPVGCYLLFGILVLVFLLSSVLL